One Pseudanabaena sp. ABRG5-3 DNA segment encodes these proteins:
- the cysE gene encoding serine O-acetyltransferase, with product MWNTIVTDFQVIFERDPAARSWLEVFLCYPGWHALVFYRIAHRIQQIKIPFLPRLISNLARMLTGVEIHPSAQIGRGVFIDHGMGVVIGETAIVGDYATIYQGVTLGGTGKETGKRHPTLGREIVVGAGAKILGNISIGDRVNIGAGSIVLRDVPDDCTVVGIPARIVRHRGQSIKDIEQSTNREHLPDPEAEAIKALFERIKSLEDEIAKIRHGVKVYEPLIPSIYLSDRSNPDSHIHLQDLARSKSIDSSNYLIQEFLDGAGI from the coding sequence ATGTGGAATACCATTGTCACTGACTTTCAAGTTATCTTTGAGCGTGATCCTGCGGCTCGTAGCTGGCTGGAGGTCTTCCTCTGTTATCCCGGTTGGCACGCTTTAGTTTTCTATCGCATCGCCCATCGTATCCAACAAATCAAAATTCCTTTCTTGCCACGCTTGATTTCTAATCTTGCCCGTATGTTAACAGGCGTTGAAATCCATCCTAGCGCTCAAATTGGGAGAGGTGTATTTATCGATCATGGTATGGGTGTAGTCATTGGTGAGACTGCTATCGTTGGTGACTATGCCACGATTTATCAAGGTGTTACTCTTGGCGGAACAGGTAAAGAAACGGGTAAAAGACATCCCACTCTTGGTCGAGAGATTGTTGTGGGAGCAGGGGCAAAAATTTTGGGAAATATCTCCATTGGCGATCGCGTCAATATTGGGGCTGGCTCAATTGTTTTACGAGATGTCCCCGATGACTGCACCGTTGTAGGTATTCCTGCGAGAATTGTGCGTCATCGTGGTCAATCTATCAAAGATATAGAACAATCAACTAATCGAGAACATTTACCTGATCCTGAAGCAGAAGCAATTAAAGCTCTATTTGAAAGGATTAAATCCTTAGAAGATGAAATCGCCAAAATCAGACATGGTGTCAAAGTTTACGAGCCTCTAATCCCATCTATTTATTTATCGGACAGATCTAATCCCGATTCTCATATTCATCTCCAAGATTTAGCAAGATCCAAATCGATTGACTCTTCAAATTATCTCATTCAAGAATTTCTCGATGGAGCAGGTATTTAA
- a CDS encoding RrF2 family transcriptional regulator — translation MELSCKVDYACIALLELAMRHKQGKPTSVSEIAVSQSIPIRYLDQVMSMLRRAGIIKSQRGAKGGYHLALEPWQIKMIDVVVALEGENAQEKPNPESLTAEKATVIDIWETAKVASFEILHRHTLEDMVRKCEEKKQSSDVMFYI, via the coding sequence ATGGAATTATCATGTAAGGTTGATTATGCTTGTATTGCCTTGTTAGAACTTGCTATGCGACATAAGCAAGGCAAACCTACTTCTGTTAGTGAAATTGCTGTTAGCCAAAGCATTCCCATTCGCTATCTTGATCAAGTGATGTCGATGCTCAGGCGAGCAGGTATAATTAAAAGTCAACGTGGTGCAAAAGGGGGCTATCATCTTGCTTTAGAGCCTTGGCAAATAAAAATGATAGATGTTGTTGTTGCGTTGGAGGGAGAAAATGCTCAAGAGAAACCTAACCCTGAATCTCTTACCGCAGAAAAAGCTACTGTAATTGATATCTGGGAAACTGCGAAGGTAGCCTCCTTTGAGATCTTACATAGACATACCCTTGAGGATATGGTGAGGAAATGCGAGGAGAAAAAACAATCATCGGATGTGATGTTCTATATCTGA
- a CDS encoding J domain-containing protein, translated as MARKSKIATDHNNNQLGISDLRNRLNFLEKENSKLIKQIETSRTKLINLNNSIKEVGIQINQRVAPFQNKMLELDEQIHTAFQEIFIGRKLGKKSRKDIETIYNQLQSDGLISSKSLPIEPLESDNSENEDDDDEPNDRNRRRSHQQILEDLPKPDRNELKKIRQLFLRLADNFHPDKVTDAAEKEYRTEIMKEINLAYQDGDLARLLAIEKQQEVGVIIDRDSSDELTRHCAKVEAENTYLKEQLETLKRQLKLTKRTQQGEMTAFFKKITKYGGDPMDEALHNIEHQIEIVEQIQQFVVDLRDRRITVHEFLQSITNSSYQSNEPQEIF; from the coding sequence ATGGCTCGAAAATCTAAAATTGCTACGGATCATAATAATAACCAGCTTGGGATTTCAGATCTGCGTAATCGCCTCAATTTTTTAGAAAAGGAAAACAGTAAGCTAATCAAACAAATTGAAACTAGCCGCACAAAGCTGATCAATCTCAACAACAGCATCAAAGAGGTTGGCATTCAGATTAATCAACGTGTAGCACCTTTTCAGAACAAGATGTTAGAACTGGATGAACAAATCCATACTGCTTTCCAAGAAATCTTCATCGGTAGAAAATTGGGTAAGAAGTCTCGTAAAGATATTGAGACAATCTACAATCAGCTTCAATCAGATGGGTTGATTAGTTCCAAGTCTTTACCAATAGAACCTCTAGAATCAGACAATTCAGAAAATGAAGATGATGACGATGAACCTAATGATAGAAATAGAAGAAGATCTCATCAGCAAATTCTAGAAGATCTACCTAAACCAGATCGTAATGAGCTAAAAAAAATTCGACAGCTTTTTCTGCGTTTAGCTGATAACTTTCATCCTGATAAAGTTACGGATGCGGCGGAGAAAGAATATCGAACTGAGATTATGAAGGAAATTAATCTAGCTTATCAAGATGGTGATTTAGCAAGACTTTTAGCAATTGAGAAACAGCAAGAGGTAGGGGTAATTATCGATCGCGATAGTTCTGACGAACTGACCCGACACTGTGCCAAGGTAGAAGCAGAAAATACTTATCTAAAGGAGCAACTTGAAACCCTAAAGCGACAGCTTAAACTCACGAAAAGAACACAGCAAGGAGAAATGACTGCATTTTTTAAGAAAATCACTAAGTATGGTGGTGATCCGATGGACGAAGCTCTGCATAATATTGAGCATCAAATTGAAATAGTTGAGCAAATACAACAATTTGTAGTCGATTTGCGCGATCGCCGCATCACAGTACATGAGTTTCTGCAATCAATAACAAACAGCAGTTACCAATCAAACGAACCACAAGAGATTTTTTGA